Proteins from a genomic interval of Zingiber officinale cultivar Zhangliang chromosome 2A, Zo_v1.1, whole genome shotgun sequence:
- the LOC122043952 gene encoding uncharacterized protein LOC122043952, whose amino-acid sequence MAFRLKRECFEEGEAEEESLSLSDFPVSAGEDDCACKSSDAADEFEFQVSAAGGLLGGAGEAGMCVADEVFFQGQILPLRPSVSSDSGFLSRGASRRSESLDQYYSAAILGLGFHSTSRSSSTSSRSSSNGSGMSRSHSSNNFYARPSPTPRIRTHRKTNSGRRSASSVTPGWGIFRLGIAKAPEIELHDIMLRRPGGGGGVSARTNNAEADHAKKEKSKRSRSRGGLICRCSPEAVEPVAASTKQKAAEARSKNLRLFAWLHQGRSFTKAAARC is encoded by the coding sequence ATGGCTTTCCGACTGAAAAGAGAGTGCTTTGAGGAGGGAGAGGCGGAGGAGGAGTCCTTGTCGCTTTCTGATTTTCCGGTGTCCGCCGGCGAGGACGACTGCGCGTGCAAGTCTAGCGATGCAGCAGACGAGTTTGAGTTTCAAGTATCGGCTGCCGGCGGACTCCTCGGCGGTGCGGGGGAGGCAGGGATGTGCGTGGCCGACGAGGTGTTCTTCCAGGGCCAGATTCTCCCCCTGCGGCCCTCTGTCAGCTCCGACAGCGGCTTCCTTAGCCGTGGGGCGAGCCGGCGGTCGGAGTCTCTGGACCAGTATTACTCGGCCGCCATCCTCGGCTTGGGGTTCCACAGCACGAGCCGGAGTAGCAGCACCAGCAGCCGGAGCAGCAGCAACGGCAGCGGGATGAGCAGGAGCCATTCGTCGAACAACTTCTACGCGCGCCCGAGTCCCACGCCGCGGATCCGAACACACAGAAAAACAAACTCCGGGCGGAGGAGCGCGAGCTCCGTGACGCCGGGATGGGGAATATTCCGGCTTGGGATCGCCAAAGCCCCTGAGATCGAACTGCACGACATCATGCTGCGGAGGccgggcggcggcggcggcgtcagTGCCCGCACCAACAATGCAGAAGCAGACCACGCGAAGAAGGAAAAATCCAAACGCAGCAGGAGCAGGGGCGGCCTGATCTGCAGGTGCTCGCCGGAGGCGGTGGAGCCGGTCGCCGCGTCGACGAAGCAAAAGGCGGCGGAGGCGAGGTCCAAAAATCTCAGGCTATTTGCCTGGTTGCATCAAGGGCGATCATTTACAAAGGCAGCAGCAAGGTGCTAA